A part of Camelus bactrianus isolate YW-2024 breed Bactrian camel chromosome 7, ASM4877302v1, whole genome shotgun sequence genomic DNA contains:
- the NUP42 gene encoding nucleoporin NUP42 isoform X2 → MEVWESSGQWMFSAYSPVKKKPNISGFTDISPEELRLEYHNFLTSNNLQSYLNSIQQLINQWRNRVNELKSLNTSTKIALLSDVKDGVNQTAPAFGFGSRQAVTFGSPGFPMNNNSSDNAQNFSFKPSSGFATALAGSPSVFGSAPAFGAAPSASSAITTSAPTFGRGKPEITSAASFSFKSPAASGFGSSGFSGLPASMAAGPTGAPVAPAFGSGSSVAGFGSPGSHSLTAFSKSSGDTFGNSSISTSLPVSNGSTTTDTVLFTPKDQLTAEELEQFQSKKFTLGKIPLKPPPVELLNI, encoded by the exons ATGGAGGTTTGGGAATCATCAGGACAGTGGATGTTTTCTGCTTATTCACCAGTGAAGAAGAAACCTAATATTTCAG GTTTTACAGACATTTCACCAGAGGAGTTGAGACTTGAGTACCATAACTTCTTAACCAGCAATAACTTACAGAGTTAT cTAAATTCCATCCAACAGTTAATAAATCAATGGAGGAACAGGGTAAATGAACTGAAAAGTCTAAATACATCAACTAAAATAGCTTTG ctctcTGATGTAAAGGATGGAGTAAATCAAACAGCACCTGCATTTGGATTTGGCAGTAGGCAAGCAGTGACATTTGGGTCACCAG GTTTTCCAATGAATAATAATAGCAGTGATAATGCTCAGAATTTTAGTTTTAAACCAAGCTCTGGATTTGCCACTGCCCTTGCTGGAAGCCCTTCTGTGTTCGGGAGTGCTCCGGCATTTGGAGCCGCACCCTCTGCCAGTTCTGCCATCACAACTTCTGCTCCAACTTTTGGGCGTGGTAAACCCGAAATCACGTCTGctgcttcattttcatttaaaagccCTGCAGCTTCTGGTTTTGGATCATCTGGATTTTCAGGACTTCCAGCTTCCATGGCAGCAGGCCCTACTGGAGCTCCAGTGGCCCCAGCCTTTGGAAGTGGCAGTTCTGTGGCTGGTTTTGGTAGTCCAGGCTCACATTCTCTTACTGCTTTTTCCAAGTCATCCGGTGACACTTTTGGAAATAGCAGCATATCCACCTCCCTCCCAGTCTCAAATGGTAGCACCACAACAGATACTGTATTATTCACACCCAAGGATCAACTAACAGCAGAAGAACTGGAACAATTTCAATCCAAGAAATTTACTCTGGGAAAAATTCCATTAAAGCCACCACCTGTGGaacttctaaatatttaa
- the NUP42 gene encoding nucleoporin NUP42 isoform X1: MTICQFFLQGRCRFGDRCWNEHPRAGGAGGGRQQQQQPSGSNRRGWNNTSQRYSSVIQPSSFSKSAPWRGSRDQEKPSFGSFDSGASTSRNRGFGLSQNPFASPSSDEQKDEKKLLEGIVKDMEVWESSGQWMFSAYSPVKKKPNISGFTDISPEELRLEYHNFLTSNNLQSYLNSIQQLINQWRNRVNELKSLNTSTKIALLSDVKDGVNQTAPAFGFGSRQAVTFGSPGFPMNNNSSDNAQNFSFKPSSGFATALAGSPSVFGSAPAFGAAPSASSAITTSAPTFGRGKPEITSAASFSFKSPAASGFGSSGFSGLPASMAAGPTGAPVAPAFGSGSSVAGFGSPGSHSLTAFSKSSGDTFGNSSISTSLPVSNGSTTTDTVLFTPKDQLTAEELEQFQSKKFTLGKIPLKPPPVELLNI, translated from the exons ATGACCATTTGTCAGTTCTTCCTTCAAGGCCGATGCCGCTTTGGAGACCGGTGCTGGAACGAACATCCCCGCGCCGGGGGTGCGGGCGGAGgacggcagcagcagcagcagccctcaG gtAGTAACAGACGTGGATGGAATAACACCAGCCAGAGATATTCCAGTGTTATCCAGCCATCCAGTTTCTCCAAATCTGCACCATGGAGGGGCAGCAGAGATCAAGAAAAGCCATCTTTTGGTTCTTTTGATTCTGGAGCTTCAACTAGCAGGAACAGGGGGTTTGGATTGTCTCAGAACCCATTTGCTTCACCTAGCTCTGATGagcagaaagatgaaaagaaacttct ggaaGGAATTGTAAAAGATATGGAGGTTTGGGAATCATCAGGACAGTGGATGTTTTCTGCTTATTCACCAGTGAAGAAGAAACCTAATATTTCAG GTTTTACAGACATTTCACCAGAGGAGTTGAGACTTGAGTACCATAACTTCTTAACCAGCAATAACTTACAGAGTTAT cTAAATTCCATCCAACAGTTAATAAATCAATGGAGGAACAGGGTAAATGAACTGAAAAGTCTAAATACATCAACTAAAATAGCTTTG ctctcTGATGTAAAGGATGGAGTAAATCAAACAGCACCTGCATTTGGATTTGGCAGTAGGCAAGCAGTGACATTTGGGTCACCAG GTTTTCCAATGAATAATAATAGCAGTGATAATGCTCAGAATTTTAGTTTTAAACCAAGCTCTGGATTTGCCACTGCCCTTGCTGGAAGCCCTTCTGTGTTCGGGAGTGCTCCGGCATTTGGAGCCGCACCCTCTGCCAGTTCTGCCATCACAACTTCTGCTCCAACTTTTGGGCGTGGTAAACCCGAAATCACGTCTGctgcttcattttcatttaaaagccCTGCAGCTTCTGGTTTTGGATCATCTGGATTTTCAGGACTTCCAGCTTCCATGGCAGCAGGCCCTACTGGAGCTCCAGTGGCCCCAGCCTTTGGAAGTGGCAGTTCTGTGGCTGGTTTTGGTAGTCCAGGCTCACATTCTCTTACTGCTTTTTCCAAGTCATCCGGTGACACTTTTGGAAATAGCAGCATATCCACCTCCCTCCCAGTCTCAAATGGTAGCACCACAACAGATACTGTATTATTCACACCCAAGGATCAACTAACAGCAGAAGAACTGGAACAATTTCAATCCAAGAAATTTACTCTGGGAAAAATTCCATTAAAGCCACCACCTGTGGaacttctaaatatttaa